A stretch of the Conger conger chromosome 3, fConCon1.1, whole genome shotgun sequence genome encodes the following:
- the LOC133123371 gene encoding dual specificity calcium/calmodulin-dependent 3',5'-cyclic nucleotide phosphodiesterase 1A-like isoform X4, protein MGVVRRRPEEKPRFRSIVHAVQAGIFVERMYRRTSNMAGLTYPPTVITALKDVDKWSFDVFALQEASSEHALKFLVHELLTRYDLITRFRIPVSSLVSFVEALEVGYSKHKNPYHNLTHAADVTQTAHFLMLHTGIMHWLTELEILAMVFAAAIHDFEHTGTTNNFHIQTRSEVAVLYNDRSVLENHHVSAAYRLMQEDEMNILVNLSKDDWRELRSLVIEMVMSTDMSCHFQQIKTMRNNLQQPEGIDKAKALSLMLHAADISHPAKTWPLHFRWTQALMEEFFRQGDKEAELGLPFSPLCDRKATMIAQSQIGFIDFIVEPTFSVLIDSTEKIITPLIEEALKSGDRRVLRSSLTGAGSGTVVESVQRSNTEQGAPTDYSLSSINLKQVRQVLAEVIQHNKERWKELAVQELASKQLQSCSREEKETDTRGETRELKEVTLTRTNFATRSKSKSPNDLNSTGSNNSSQNSVTPSADEEEEEEEEEGAGSSPASSDSQRHGEERLPWNGERPEPGL, encoded by the exons GATGTACAGACGGACATCAAATATGGCTGGATTGACGTACCCCCCAACTGTGATTACTGCCCTCAAG GATGTCGATAAGTGGTCTTTTGATGTTTTTGCACTCCAAGAAGCCAGCAGCGAGCACGCCCTGAAGTTCCTCGTCCACGAGCTTCTCACCAGATACGACCTGATCACTCGTTTCAGG ATCCCAGTCTCTTCGCTGGTTTCCTTTGTGGAGGCACTGGAGGTGGGCTACAGCAAGCACAAGAACCCGTACCACAACCTGACCCATGCTGCCGAtgtcacacagactgcacacttTCTCATGCTCCACACAGGCATCATG CATTGGCTCACTGAACTGGAAATCCTAGCCATGGTGTTTGCAGCTGCAATCCATGACTTTGAACACACCGGGACCACCAATAACTTCCACATCCAGACCAG GTCAGAAGTGGCTGTCCTTTACAATGACCGCTCCGTCTTGGAAAACCACCATGTAAGTGCTGCCTACAGGCTTATGCAAGAAGACGAGATGAACATCCTGGTCAACTTATCGAAAGATGACTGGCG GGAGCTGCGTTCCCTGGTCATTGAGATGGTCATGAGCACGGACATGTCCTGCCATTTCCAGCAGATCAAGACCATGAGGAACAACCTGCAGCAGCCGGAGGG GATAGACAAGGCTAAAGCCCTATCTCTGATGCTGCATGCAGCGGACATCAGCCACCCTGCTAAGACCTGGCCTCTGCACTTCCGCTGGACCCAGGCCCTGATGGAGGAGTTCTTCAGACAG GGTGACAAGGAGGCAGAGCTGGGGTTACcattctcccctctctgtgatCGCAAGGCGACAATGATTGCACAGTCACAGATAG GGTTTATTGACTTCATCGTAGAACCAACTTTCTCTGTTTTGATCGACTCAACAGAGAAGATAATTACTCCTCTTATAGAGGAAGCCTTAAAATCAGGGGACAGAAGAGTACTTCGATCCAG CTTGACTGGTGCTGGCTCAGGAACAGTAGTGGAGTCCGTGCAGAGATCGAACACTGAACAGGGCGCTCCCACAGACTACTCCCTGTCCAGCATCAACCTGAAGCAAGTCCGCCAAGTACTGGCCGAGGTCATCCAACACAACAAAGAGCGCTGGAAGGAGCTGGCGGTTCAAG AGCTGGCGAGCAAACAGCTGCAGTCGTGCTCCcgggaggagaaggagacggACACCAGGGGCGAAACTCGTGAGCTGAAAGAGGTCACGTTGACGCGGACCAACTTCGCCACACGGAGCAAGTCGAAGTCCCCGAATGATCTGAACAGCACCGGTTCCAATAACTCTTCCCAGAATTCCGTGACCCCGTCTgcggatgaagaggaggaggaggaagaggaggagggggctggCTCATCTCCGGCCAGCTCAGACTCACAGAGGCACGGCGAAGAGCGGCTACCGTGGAACG GAGAGAGACCGGAGCCGGGCCTTTAG